From Mytilus edulis chromosome 8, xbMytEdul2.2, whole genome shotgun sequence, one genomic window encodes:
- the LOC139486570 gene encoding putative leucine-rich repeat-containing protein DDB_G0290503, which translates to MATSSNSCGICNLRHISKPTLVWCSDCNEGLCDDCKEHHSLLKATRDHNIIPFAEYQKLPSFITNIAMHCNEHDEKYLLFCKKHDQLLCRKCVISETHRECKEISTFEDVVLNAKKSVAFTEIESSLQELKENMSLILEDRQKNLSTISVSKEKLRSQISAFRQQINHHLDEIQDHFIAALNKTVENSTQQINDFMASLEEKQREIDACIEDVEIIKNHATDLQTFLGTKELGNKLNEKEKDLQSWIDGGSLGHTSISFQLNNLLQNFSEETATFGKPIVDVQSCKIQLQRRKEGQAQLMKVDQEPKRLVEHITLELKAKFDTTATNVSGCCILPCGKLVVSNYSPSYLTLFAPDGKFEKKNYQHHA; encoded by the coding sequence ATGGCTACTTCCTCTAATAGTTGTGGTATTTGTAATTTACGACACATTTCTAAGCCAACCTTGGTTTGGTGCTCAGACTGCAATGAAGGACTATGTGACGACTGTAAAGAGCACCACAGTCTCCTAAAGGCTACACGAGACCACAACATTATTCCTTTTGCCGAATATCAAAAGTTGCCATCCTTCATTACAAATATTGCCATGCATtgtaatgaacatgatgaaaaatatctattgttttgcaaGAAGCACGACCAACTTTTATGCCGAAAATGTGTAATTTCCGAAACCCACAGAGAATGTAAAGAAATTTCTACTTTTGAAGATGTGGTTCTAAATGCTAAAAAGTCTGTAGCCTTTACAGAAATTGAATCTTCTCTCCAGGAACTAAAAGAGAACATGTCCCTTATTCTGGAAGACAGACAAAAGAATTTATCTACAATATCAGTTTCGAAAGAAAAACTTCGATCCCAGATATCCGCATTTAGACAACAGATAAATCATCACCTTGATGAAATACAAGACCACTTCATTGCTGCACTGAACAAAACTGTGGAAAATTCAACTCAACAAATAAACGACTTCATGGCTTCTCTGGAAGAAAAACAAAGAGAAATTGATGCATGCATAGAAGATGTAGAAAtcataaaaaatcatgcaactgATTTGCAAACATTTCTAGGAACTAAGGAGTTAGGCAACAAATtgaatgaaaaagaaaaagacttgCAGTCTTGGATTGATGGTGGCAGTCTAGGTCACACTTCAATTTCTTTCCAGTTAAACAATCtattacaaaatttcagtgaGGAGACCGCTACGTTTGGTAAACCCATAGTAGATGTCCAATCGTGTAAAATACAATTACAAAGAAGAAAAGAGGGCCAGGCTCAGTTGATGAAAGTAGATCAAGAACCTAAAAGATTAGTTGAACATATAACACTTGAGTTAAAAGCAAAGTTTGACACAACAGCTACTAATGTATCAGGATGCTGTATTTTACCATGTGGAAAACTTGTTGTATCAAACTATAGCCCTTCTTATTTGACCTTGTTTGCACCGgatggaaaatttgaaaaaaaaaattaccaacatCATGCCTAG